The genomic window ATCACTCTGGCTAGGACTAATCCGGCCAGACAGGTTTGGGTGCGGCGGAGTGCCGCCGCACCCTGAGGGAGGAAACGTGGATATCCAGGTAGGGACGGCGTCGTTCCAGGTCCAGGGCAAAGCCGAGCGTTACAGCGACAATTCATGGACCGTTGTTGCGCAAGAGCTCTCCATTGCCCACCCTTGGGGCGCCACCGAGTTCTATCGGCACGGTTGGAACTCGTGGTCTTCGACCCGCTGGTGGCAGCTGGACAAGAAGCCGTGGCGGGTATGGAACAATCCGAACCGCACATTGACGGCGGAAGACGCGGCTACCGACAGCCCAGATATCCACACGTCATCGATGCTGACCGCATTGACTGGGCCGGATGGGCAGACTTTCCTTGTTGGTGCCGTGAGCGGATCCTCTCCTACGCTCACTGTCACCGAAACGAGGATCGTCGCATCTGCAGAGTCGGACGCACAGTGGTTCATCGGCGTCGGAAATGAGCTGGCTGTCTTTAACGAGTATGCTCAGGCACTCGCGAAGGCTCGTAACTTGACCCCGCTACCTCGTGCGGCCGAGACGGTCGGGCCTGTATGGTCATCGTGGTATTCGTGGTTTGAAGAAATCACAGCCGATATCATCGCGGAAGAAATCCTCCCCGCCCGCGACCTCGGCTATGCCACGATCCAGATCGACGACGGCTGGGAACGACGTGTGGGTGACTGGCGTCCAAACGAAAAGTTCCCGGCCGGCGTCGTGGAGCTCGCTGCCCGAATCCACGACGCCGGTCTGCAGGCCGGTCTATGGGTAGCGCCCTTTATCGCGTTGCCCGGCACTGAAGTGGTGGACAAATACCCACAGCTCTTCCTTCAGGCGCGCGACGGGCTCCTACCTGTTGGTCACAACTGGGGTGAACACTACTATGGCCTCGACCTTTCGCGCTCCGACGCGCGGGACTGGCTCGCGCATACGATGGCGGAACTTGTCAGCTGGGGCATCGACATGTTCAAACTCGACTTCATCTACGCAGCGGCTCTGCAGGCCGAGCGCGCAGGATCTATGAATCGGGAGGAAGCCTACCGGGCGGGCATAGAGACAATTCGCGACGCCGTCGGCCCCGATGTCTATTTACTCGGTTCGGGAGCCGTAATCAATGCATCTATAGGCCTGCTCAACGGGGTGCGCGTCGGGCCAGATACCGCGCCTTACTGGGACAACACCGAACGCCACGGGGACCCCACTGGGCCCTCGGTTCTTAACGCGTTGCGTTCCTCCCTTTCCCGCACTTGGCTCCAGCCACTGATCGACATCGACCCGGACGTGGCTTATTTCCGTACTCGAGGTTCTCTGCTTTCCCCGCAAGTCAACGAGCTCACTGCCGACGCCGCACTGGTATGTCAGTTCACACAATGTTCGGATCCAGCAGCATGGCTCACGAATGACGAACTCGCGCGCGTGCACCAGTGGAACGAGACCGCGCGTCGCACGCCGAAGGTGAAGCACACGGATAGGTATAAGTACACCATTGACGGGCGCGCGGTGGACTTTGACGCCTGGCTCAATCCGGCCGGGCGTATATCAGATCGACTGGTCGTGAAGTAAAGGAGCGACATGAGGACGAAGATGGCGGTGATAACCGCAACGATAATTCTGGCTTCGCTTGCCGCAGGCGCCGGAGGCACATTAGGGGCGGGCACGGCTTACGCTAGTGACAGTAGTGCGCCTGCACATCCGGCGAGTGTCATCGACCCGGCTACTCCTGCGCGTGCGGGGATGGTGGTGACGGCGTCTGCAGAATTCAATGACGGCCTTAATAGCGCGCTTTTCACGGATCGTTACTTACCGCATTGGTCGGTCTCAGAGGGGACGCACGCGAGGTATGAGGTCAGTGACGGCACACTCAAGCTGCGCATTGACGCAGACCAGCAGCCGTGGGATCCTGCACACGACGGCTCGACCCGAGTCTCCTCATTGCAAACCTACCAGCGCGACTACCTGCACAAATGGACCAATTATAGCGGCTTAGCGCAGAAAACGACCCCGTTCCGTGGACACTTGCAAAAGTATGGCTACTTCGAGGTACGTGCGAAAGTTGCCTCTGGCGGCGGACTACATAGTGCATGGTGGATGACAGGTGCACATCAGGATCTGCCTGACGGCGACGGCGGCTGGTCGCGACAAAATGGCGAAGTGGACATTTTCGAGGTTCTAGGACGTAATGGTGCCACCCATGCACAGGCTGCGATTCATCCATGGGGCGACCTCGGGCGCCTGTGGCCATGGACAGCAAAGATCACTGACGGCAGCACCGACCTGTCCCAAGACTTCCATACATACGGTTTCTTGTGGACTCCATCGGGGATGAAGATGTACGTGGACGGCAAGCTTGGTTTTTCCACCCCACTTTCGCCGGCGTACCCGATGCTGACATACCTGGGGATCTACGAAAAGCAAGATCCCAAGTCGTGGACCGGACCGTTCGATCCACACGTGCCCTATCCAAAGGTATTCGAGATCGACTACTTCCGTGCTTACCAGTTTGACCAGGGAGAATTTCCGCACACGTATCTAATAGGTGATGGGATCTTGGAGGGCCAGACGCGGGTGAATCGTGATGTGACTCGGTGGGTCGGGGGCGAAGGTAACGCCGCAACCGTTCATGTGCACGTGCCGCAGAAGGGCATCTATAACCTCGAACTGAGTTACCGGTCTGGCGAGCCGCGTGGGCTCACGGTGAACGTAAATGATAAGCAGCTGATGTACTTCAATGGGCTGACGACCGGCTCCTTTGGTGGCAGGTTCAATACATTGCGTTTCTCTGCTGAGCTGGATGAGGGGTGGAACTCCGTCCGCTTTAGTAATCCTGGCGATGTGGCGCCGGACCTCGGGGTATTGCGGGTGCTCGGCCGCTAGGTGTAAGCCGACTCCTGTTGGTCAGCTAGCTCCGGGCGAGCTGGGAAACGCGCTGGACCGATAAGCCCATGAGCGTGCCGACGTCGCGCATGGAAAGACCTGCTTCGGTCAGGGTGTGGACGGCGGCCCGAGAGGCGGCAGAGAGTCTGCTTTCGGCGGTCCGCGAGGCTTCGGCTGCCGTGTGGTACTCGCTGACGATTGAGAAAGGGATGCCAACCGGTGTGATAGCGACCGTGAAGGTGTCGGGTTCCTCGTTTGTCATCAAGCTTGCCGCGTCTTTAATCATCGCCTCAAGCTGGTCTAGGCGCCGAGCTTGCGTCCCGTATTCTCGCCCGTCAATGGTGAATTCCCCGATCCACCACCGACCTGCATGGGTGGCGGTCGCCTTGATGAGCGTCATGAGCGTGTCCTCCTAAGTATTGCTCTTGCGAAGAGATCATGTATCTCACGGTGCCGGGGAATCGGTTCGCTCCATTGCCCGATAGTTGCCTTGGTGTGGTTTCCACCCTCCGTGAGAGGGAGCCCCTTGGAGCGAGCGATTCGCTCCAGCTGTTTGATTAGATCCCGTCTCTTCATTTGAAAGCTCTAGCACCATTGAGATTTATTGTCTAGGGGTATAGGCAAACGTGTGTGATATGGTCGCGCGCCTGCCCTCCTATTCTTGGGATTGATTTCCACTTTCATAACTTTTCGGTTAGGGTGGCCTAATATAAATATCATCCTAGGAACCTGTTAGTACCCGCGCACTCAGGGTGTGAACACTGTGGGGAAATGTTCAGCAAGTGAGGCCTTCTTGATAAGCAGTCAACACGATTTTATGGCTTCTGATACCCCATCGAAAAGTGCCGCGGCGTCGACACGTGACACGACCGCGTGTCAGAGAAACTCGTTGGCTGTGGAATCTCCCCGCACGCCTGCCTCCGAATTGTTGGGATCGAGGAAGCAGCGCTCGCTGACACTTGTTCTCCTAATCGTTGCAGTTATCGCTCCTTTCGTTAGCCTCGGTTTTGGTGCCGCCGCAATCCCCTTCACGGAAGCCTTACAGGTCACATGGCTTAAGTTAACGGGTGGCGACCTCAGTGGCTGGAACACCAGCACTGTGGCCATCATTTGGCTCAATCGAATGCCCCGCATTCTCACCGCTTATGGGGTCGGAATCATTCTCGGCGTGAGCGGGGTGGCAATGCAGTCCATCATTCGTAATCCGCTCGCCGAGCCCTATGTCCTCGGTATTAGTTCTGGGGCGTCGGCTGGGGCCGCGACGGCCATCGTCGTCATCGGCTCATCGACAGTCTTTTTGGTCACGTCCTCCGCGTTCATCGGCGCGCTCGTAGCTACGCTTCTCGTGTTATGGATCGGTTCAGGTCGTTCAGGCACGTCCTTGAGACTTATCCTTGCGGGCATCGCAATCGGGTTCATCTTCCAAGCTTTTACGAACCTGCTTATCATCAGCGCAAATACCGCCGAGACTGCACAGTCAGTCGTCTTTTGGACGCTCGGCTCGCTGACACGTGCAGATACGCCGCAGGCTCTTGCGGTGCTCGGTATAGCTGTTGCATTAGCGGGTGCTTTGTGGCTGTTTGCGCCTTATCTTGACGCGTTGGCCAGTGGCGATCAAACATGCATCGGAATCGGCTTGAATCCCGCTGTCCTTCGGTTTGCAATGCTCATCCCCATCTCTTTCGCAGTCGGTGCTGCAGTCGCGAGCTCCGGAGGCATCGGTTTCATCGGTTTGGTCATTCCACACTTGGTGCGGCCGCTCGTCTCCCACCGGCACCGCCCGCTGATACTCGCAACTGCGTTGGTGTCGGCTGTGTTTTTGCTGATTACCGATACCGTGGCGCGCACAGCTCTCGCCCCGGTCGAGATTCCCATTGGCATTATTACTGCTCTGCTAGGCGCGCCGTTCCTCGTGGTGATGGCTAAGAAATCGAGGGCGTTGACGTGATTGAAATCAAAGACGTCGAATTCAAGTATGGCGACCGTCTCGTCATCGACAACATTACGGTGACGGCCTCCTCGGGTCGTATCTTAGGGCTCATTGGTCCAAACGGCGCAGGGAAGTCCACGTTGCTTAGCCTGATCTACCGGCTGCTGACACCACAACACGGGAACGTGGTCGTGGACGGTTCGGATATTCGCGCGCTGAGCCGTAATGAGGTCGCACAACGAATGGCCGTGGTCGCCCAACATAGTGAAGCCACTATGCCACTTACCGTGTTCGATTGTGTGGCCCTCGGCAGGCTGGGAAAGAGCACTATATTCAACTACTGCAACGACGCCGATAACGAGCTTGTGCGTCAAGCAATTAACTACGTGGGACTTGCGGGTTATGAGAGGCGGCTAAGTAGCGAACTCTCGGGCGGAGAGTGGCAACGCGCGCTCATCGCGCGCGCAATTGTCCAACAGTCGACCCACCTGCTTTTGGATGAACCAACGAACCACCTCGACATCCACCACCAATACGCCGTCTTGCAGCTCATGCGGGAGCTCTCTTCCACAACGGTAGTCGTGTTACACGACCTCAATCTCGCGGCACAATTCTGTGACGACCTAGCCTTGTTACAAAACGGCAAGATCGTAGCCTCGGGAACCCCAGAAGAGGTACTTACCGCAGAGCGGATCAGCGAGGTGTATCAGATACATGCGGAAGTGGTCACGCAAGGCCCCTACCGCCATTTGGTCTACAGCCCCTATAACAAGTAGGCGCTTCCTAAAGCGCCACGTTAGGAGAAAGAAATATGCACAAACTAAGAAGGGCACTAGCGCCACTCGTCGTCGTGACGATGCTCGGCCTCTCGGCGTGTGGAAACGCGCAGTCAGCGAAGGTCACCACACCGAACACAGAGTCCTCTACGACAGCCTCAATGGACGCCGCCCAGTACCCACAGACTGTGAAGGCCTGCGACACCTCCTTCGACATCAAGAAGGCCCCTGAACGAGTCATGTTCATCAACTCTACTGGTACCTCGGCCCTACTTGATCTCGGGCTCATCGACCGCGTGGTAGCCCGCATTGGCGTGGTGGAGACCTCTACATACTCGCAGGAGGACGCCAAGAAGATCAAAGACATCGAAGTGATCGAGTCCGCTGTGAAGGGCGGCGGTCACTACAATGTGTCCACCGAAGCCGTTATTGAGAAGCATCCGGATCTCATCATCGCCTCAAACCCAGCTGATCTCGATGTCCAAAAGCTCTACGATGCTGGCATTGCTATCTACGTGCCTGAGGAGTTTTGCGTCCGCGACAACACCGAGAAGGTCACTTTCGATAACGTCTACAGGGAAATCCGTACATTCGCGAAGGTCTTCGGTGTGACGGATCGTGCCGAGAAGGTTATTGAGAAGCTGAAGGGCGAAGTAAAGGCCAGCGGGAGTACTAAAGTTAGCGGAACTGCGGCAGCCGTATTCGTCGTTTCCGGTGATTCTAAGTTCTACGCCTACGGCAACTCCTCGATGGTAACGCCACAGTTCGAGGCTCTAGGTTTGAAGAATGTTTACGGCAATGAGAAAAAGCGGGTGTTCACTGTTTCCACCGAGAGCCTGCTTGAACATAACCCGGATCGAATCATTATTCTGCACCAGGGTGACGAACAAGGAGCGATCGAGACATTCAAACAGGCTCACGGAGCTTCCGACTTACGCGCGGTCCGCGAAGGCAATCTCATCGGCATGCCGTTCCCGCTCACTGATCCGCCGTCGTCACTGTCGGTGGAGGGGCTGAAGTATCTGCAAAACAAGCTTAAGTAGGTCAATGCTTACTCACCGCCCCTTTTTGCGCCTGTGGTGCGCCAGCGCCGCTTCCGGCCTGGCCACCTGGGCGCTGCCCTTTGTTCTGGGTCTTGCCGTCATCGAAGCACTGATCTCTCCGAAAGAGCTTGGCCTGCTGCTGGCCGCCCGCACTGTGGGGTTCCTTGTTGGCGTCATCTACGGCGGCGCAGCCTCGGACCGATATGGTCACCGCCTCCTCGTTTTCGCCTCCAGTATCCTCGCCGCCTGCTCGGGTGTAGCGCTAACGCTGACACTTGGGAACTGGCCGCTAGCTAGCATCGTCACTATCACGGTCATGGGTCTTGGACAAGGTGCATGCCGACCGGCTTTCCAAGCATTGATCCCGCTCGTAGTGGCTCACGACGAGCGTCAGCAGGCGAATGCTTACATGACGATCGCCGTGCGCGTGACCACGCTCCTCGGCCCGGTGGCCACCAGTGGCCTCGCGTTGCTGATGGATACGCGCTGGTTGGTTCTCATTATTTCCGTCGCCTGGCTCGTCTGCGCTCTGCTGCCGACGTGGGTGGAAAGCCCTAAAAACGCGGAAAAGCAGTCTTACTTCACACAGATTAAGGATGGCCTCGGTGAGGCGCTACGCCATCGCTGGTTCGTGGCGGGTCTGGCTGCACTAGTTCCCATTCTGGGACTGGGTTATGCTGCCACTAGCGTTGTGCTTCCTGTAGTCAGTGACGAGGTTTATGGCGGGGGTGAGGCACTCACTGCTGCGATGACCTCTTATACGGTCGGTGCGCTGATTGGCGCATTCGCTATGTCAAAAGTGTCATTTACGCATGAGGGTTGGGCGTCTCTGGCCGGGTTATGCCTTATCTCTTTGGCTCCGCTTGTCTTGGCACTGACGCCAGATCTGTGGATCTTGGTGCTCACTTACGCACTCGTGGGCGTGGGAATCGAGCTGTTCAATGTGCCGTGGTTTACAGCGACGCAGCGAGAAGTTTCGCCGGAAAAGTTCGGCAGAGTTTCATCTGTTGACTTCCTCGTCTCCTACGGGCTTAGTCCCATTGGGTTGGCGTTGTATCCCCTCGCAATCGAGGCGTTCGGGCGAAACAACGTGCTCTACTTTGCGGCGATAATCTGTTTCGTTGCCCCAATCCTTGCAATGCTGGTCCCTGGAGCGCGCAATTTCTCTGATCCTCGAAATGCTCCGGCGTCGTAGAATCCCGGCGTCGTAGGAGCAGTCCTCGTATCGGCAAGAGCTGTCCCAACAGCGATGGGGCACACTCAGAGGTGTGCGCCTTCATCCTCAGTACCTTCCGCCGGTCGTCGTCACCGAAAACGCCGTTTTACGGGACGACGACCGGCGTTAAGTACCGAGAAATCCT from Trueperella pyogenes includes these protein-coding regions:
- a CDS encoding ABC transporter ATP-binding protein, which produces MIEIKDVEFKYGDRLVIDNITVTASSGRILGLIGPNGAGKSTLLSLIYRLLTPQHGNVVVDGSDIRALSRNEVAQRMAVVAQHSEATMPLTVFDCVALGRLGKSTIFNYCNDADNELVRQAINYVGLAGYERRLSSELSGGEWQRALIARAIVQQSTHLLLDEPTNHLDIHHQYAVLQLMRELSSTTVVVLHDLNLAAQFCDDLALLQNGKIVASGTPEEVLTAERISEVYQIHAEVVTQGPYRHLVYSPYNK
- a CDS encoding ABC transporter substrate-binding protein, coding for MHKLRRALAPLVVVTMLGLSACGNAQSAKVTTPNTESSTTASMDAAQYPQTVKACDTSFDIKKAPERVMFINSTGTSALLDLGLIDRVVARIGVVETSTYSQEDAKKIKDIEVIESAVKGGGHYNVSTEAVIEKHPDLIIASNPADLDVQKLYDAGIAIYVPEEFCVRDNTEKVTFDNVYREIRTFAKVFGVTDRAEKVIEKLKGEVKASGSTKVSGTAAAVFVVSGDSKFYAYGNSSMVTPQFEALGLKNVYGNEKKRVFTVSTESLLEHNPDRIIILHQGDEQGAIETFKQAHGASDLRAVREGNLIGMPFPLTDPPSSLSVEGLKYLQNKLK
- a CDS encoding family 16 glycosylhydrolase — its product is MRTKMAVITATIILASLAAGAGGTLGAGTAYASDSSAPAHPASVIDPATPARAGMVVTASAEFNDGLNSALFTDRYLPHWSVSEGTHARYEVSDGTLKLRIDADQQPWDPAHDGSTRVSSLQTYQRDYLHKWTNYSGLAQKTTPFRGHLQKYGYFEVRAKVASGGGLHSAWWMTGAHQDLPDGDGGWSRQNGEVDIFEVLGRNGATHAQAAIHPWGDLGRLWPWTAKITDGSTDLSQDFHTYGFLWTPSGMKMYVDGKLGFSTPLSPAYPMLTYLGIYEKQDPKSWTGPFDPHVPYPKVFEIDYFRAYQFDQGEFPHTYLIGDGILEGQTRVNRDVTRWVGGEGNAATVHVHVPQKGIYNLELSYRSGEPRGLTVNVNDKQLMYFNGLTTGSFGGRFNTLRFSAELDEGWNSVRFSNPGDVAPDLGVLRVLGR
- a CDS encoding MFS transporter — its product is MLTHRPFLRLWCASAASGLATWALPFVLGLAVIEALISPKELGLLLAARTVGFLVGVIYGGAASDRYGHRLLVFASSILAACSGVALTLTLGNWPLASIVTITVMGLGQGACRPAFQALIPLVVAHDERQQANAYMTIAVRVTTLLGPVATSGLALLMDTRWLVLIISVAWLVCALLPTWVESPKNAEKQSYFTQIKDGLGEALRHRWFVAGLAALVPILGLGYAATSVVLPVVSDEVYGGGEALTAAMTSYTVGALIGAFAMSKVSFTHEGWASLAGLCLISLAPLVLALTPDLWILVLTYALVGVGIELFNVPWFTATQREVSPEKFGRVSSVDFLVSYGLSPIGLALYPLAIEAFGRNNVLYFAAIICFVAPILAMLVPGARNFSDPRNAPAS
- a CDS encoding FecCD family ABC transporter permease translates to MESPRTPASELLGSRKQRSLTLVLLIVAVIAPFVSLGFGAAAIPFTEALQVTWLKLTGGDLSGWNTSTVAIIWLNRMPRILTAYGVGIILGVSGVAMQSIIRNPLAEPYVLGISSGASAGAATAIVVIGSSTVFLVTSSAFIGALVATLLVLWIGSGRSGTSLRLILAGIAIGFIFQAFTNLLIISANTAETAQSVVFWTLGSLTRADTPQALAVLGIAVALAGALWLFAPYLDALASGDQTCIGIGLNPAVLRFAMLIPISFAVGAAVASSGGIGFIGLVIPHLVRPLVSHRHRPLILATALVSAVFLLITDTVARTALAPVEIPIGIITALLGAPFLVVMAKKSRALT
- a CDS encoding glycoside hydrolase family 36 protein; the encoded protein is MDIQVGTASFQVQGKAERYSDNSWTVVAQELSIAHPWGATEFYRHGWNSWSSTRWWQLDKKPWRVWNNPNRTLTAEDAATDSPDIHTSSMLTALTGPDGQTFLVGAVSGSSPTLTVTETRIVASAESDAQWFIGVGNELAVFNEYAQALAKARNLTPLPRAAETVGPVWSSWYSWFEEITADIIAEEILPARDLGYATIQIDDGWERRVGDWRPNEKFPAGVVELAARIHDAGLQAGLWVAPFIALPGTEVVDKYPQLFLQARDGLLPVGHNWGEHYYGLDLSRSDARDWLAHTMAELVSWGIDMFKLDFIYAAALQAERAGSMNREEAYRAGIETIRDAVGPDVYLLGSGAVINASIGLLNGVRVGPDTAPYWDNTERHGDPTGPSVLNALRSSLSRTWLQPLIDIDPDVAYFRTRGSLLSPQVNELTADAALVCQFTQCSDPAAWLTNDELARVHQWNETARRTPKVKHTDRYKYTIDGRAVDFDAWLNPAGRISDRLVVK